The nucleotide window AGTTACTCTCACTTTATATAAAACTCAGATCTGAAACACTCCTAGTGCAGAAAAAAATATGAATGGATGGATGATGGACTTTCAAGAGGTCCAAACTCTCCTACTAATCATATAAGACTCTATTCATCCACACCCTAATTATCCTTCTTTTCCCTATTTGTTTCTCTTTCCGTACTCAGTCTTATTACCCCTTTATTCTCCTCCATTTTCTGCTTGGACCTTTTTAGCCCTGAAGCCACATCTTGAGTATACTTGTAATATTGATTATGTATGCGAGTGTAACACAATTTGGTGGAAAACTTTATATTACTCGAACTGTTATCACTTTGAAGTATAAGGGACTGTGTTAGGCATTAGCTGTTACAAGGGATAAGAAACTTGTATCTTAATTTTATATAGCTGAGCGGGCGTGTACATGTGTAGTTACAAGTAGCTATCCTAAATCTATTTTTAAAGCTATTGAAAGTGCTCCATCTTTGttttatgcatatatatatatgtatatatatgctaTTGTTGAGCTCTCATTAATTTTTCGTAACGTCTCTCTCCACGAAATTCTTTGTCATTGCTCTATCACATTCTTTTCCATTTATTTTTGGAGACTGTTATGGATTTGGGGGTACAAAATATACAATGTGTACATTTCTCGATTTTTTCCACGTGCTATAGGCCTATAGCGGAATAGCTCTTTTGCTCTTGCCCATTTCTATTTaactttaaattatttaaatgtTATATTATTATTGTTCTTTAATAAAAGTCGATGTTCCTCGACTCCTTTACTGAAATCATGATGGTTTTCTTGTCCGCGATTGTTAAGTTTAGATTCCAATTTTGTGATTAGGAGTGAATTTTGGTGGCAGTGGAATCTAAGAGATTATATAGTTTTTATGAACTTCCCTGCAACTACTCTATGTCGTCTATACTCCCTTAAAAATGAATCAAGCTTTAGAAAAACTAGCTTACAACCCATGCGATGCGCgggattttttttataatatattataattttttttaatattataactttttttatataattatgtTTCAATATTAATATATGTTTCAATCATGTTaatcaatttttataataaaattgaTATTAATAAATTATATCGGCTAAATTGCATCTTatattaataacaataataataaatatttaattaatagcATGTATTGTTAGAGGGTGAAAGCCCATAATAGACAATTATAGGAAATGAATGACCAAAATGCCTCTTGGCGGCCGCCCCCAGCAGAATCGCATCCAGCTGTTACACCTCTGTAAGAAACATATCTGCCTATTACATAGATGACAGAAGCATATGACGTCAGATTTCTTTTCTCATCCTTCTCTGTGGTACAGGATGCTCGATGACGTATAGCATGTGCCATGCCGTATGTAGCGTATCACTGCAAACGCCATCTCATCTATCCAACTTAAGGACAACCACAACTACCCGACATACAAAATACAAACACAACATATATAGAACCTTAAATTGGGAAGGGGATGAATGATTACTTGAGCACCATACCTCTATAATTACCCATAAAACATATAACCGAAACCCCAATCAGAAGTACCAAATTAAATCTTAACTTTATGTTCCTGACTTTATTAATTATTACTTAAAGATGCACACAGCAATGCCAATGGTGGAATAACGGTAGAATTAACTAGAGGTGAGAAGATAATGTTTGGTAAGGTGGATGGGCATACTGTGTTTTAGTGCACATGCTCGTATACGCATGTTATACCTGTTATTTGAGACACGCCTTATGCACAAGCGTGCTGTGTGGGTAAAAAAGAACCAGGTTCCCGCAGCTGGGCAATTTGGGCGCACACTGTCATAATAAAAGAGGCCCTAATTAGAATAGAAACACTTGCATCGATAtgtttttttcttctttcttcttcagtTGATTTCTTCACTAATCgatctcttctttcttcttcaGTTTTACAGTGTGTGTGTATAGATATGGCTTGTATCTATATATCGTATATGTTATGCGTCAGTACTCCTGTATATATGATGCCCCAGTCCACAAACCACAGTTTGTAGATGTTTGACTTTGTTTTTAACTTTGACTTCTCAAAAATTAGAGTTAATAAATTTAATATTTAGTTATTTTAATATGACTTATGTGACTAAATATTTAATTGACCTTAAATATAGAAAGTATATTTTTATTTGTCAAGACTTAAATATGGTACTCATATATTTGACTATTTTGTTTAATTTGAATGCTATTTATTAGTTTTGCTAATTAATTATgtatataattaatattttttttaatattttctgAATCCCCCCTCACCCAAATGCCCATATTTTTATTTTTCCGAATTTGTGTCCCCGCAGCTGCACCCTTGCTTCATAGCATTTAAGCATTGCCTGAAGTCATTTCTCAGTATTTTTTGAAGATTGCTAGATATTTATATTGCTCTTTATATATTTTAAGTACGACCTTCTAACCTCTGTATATGTTTTGCAGAAATTGTGGCTTGCTGGATTCTCTAAAGGCATACAGGAAATGCATAGAAAGGCCTCACTGGTACTTGAAGATGCAGTTAGAAACATTTACACGGTTGTGGCGTTTTCTGCTGGTAACAAGGTAATGGAGCTTTACCGGATGCAGCTAAGGAAAATATTCAAGCAGAGCTTCTTTCATGGGATGGCTATTGGATTTGCCTTTGGATTTTCACAGTTTCTTCTTTTTGCCTGCAATGCCACTCTTTTATGGTACACAGCAGTTTCAGTTAAAAAAAAGTACATGGATCTTCCAACGGCTCTTAAGGAATACATGGTTTTCTCTTTTGCTACATTCGCACTTGTAGAACCTTTTGGCTTGGCTCCCTATATACTTAAAAGACGAAAGTCGTTGATCTCGGTATTTGAAATAATTGATCGAGTTCCTAAGATAGACCCAGATGATAATGTATCTATGAAACCTCCAAATGTTTATGGAAGCCTTGAATTGAAAAATGTTGATTTTTCTTATCCAACTCGGCCAGAAGTCCTGGTGCTGAGTAATTTCAGCCTCAAAGTGAATGGTGGGCAAACAGTTGCAGTGGTTGGAGTTTCAGAATCCGGAAAGAGTACAATACTTTCTTTAATTGAGAGATTTTACGATCCAGTTGCTGGCCAGGTTTTTCTAGATGGCCGAGACTTAAAGTCGTACAATTTGAGATGGTTGAGGAACCACCTTGGTGTTGTTCAACAAGAACCGATTATATTTTCTACAACCATTAGGGAAAATATCATATACGCAAGGCACAATGCCAGTGAAGCCGAGATGAAAGAAGCTGCAAGAATAGCCAATGCTCATCATTTCATCAGCAGTTTACCTCATGGTTATGACACTCATGTTGGAATGAGGGGCGTAGATCTAACCCCAGGACAGAAACAAAGAATTGCAATTGCTCGTGTAGTGTTGAAGAATGCTCCCATTTTGTTACTCGATGAGGCGAGCTCATCAATTGAGTCTGAGTCGAGCCGAGTGGTCCAAGAGGCTCTTGATACGTTAATCATGGGGAACAAAACAACTATTCTGATTGCCCATAGAGCTGCAATGATGAGACATGTTGACACTATTGTTGTACTCAATGGAGGAAAGATTATTGAGGAAGGAAGCCACGATACATTGATGGCAAAGAATGGATTGTATGTCCGGTTGATTCAACCTCATTATGGAAAGGGAATCCGTCAGCATAGGATAAATTAGGTAGGTTCTGGGGGTTTGTAATATATATTTGTTTATTGACCATTACAATATTGGCTACCTTAATGCTGAGGATGACGGACCTACCGATTTGCTGAAGTGAATGAGAATGACTAGTGTTGGTTCGTAACATTGTAAATGGAGATTGATGCTGATCTGGTGGTGGGTGACAGTATCCTGGCCGATGAGTTCTGGTGCAAGCTAACATTATTCTACAGGAGAGGTTTGTAGATTAGATGTGCAGGCTTTGTAGCTAGATATAAATTTTTTAGGGGGAGCACCAAATCTACCATTGTGCTGTTCCcctatatatatgtatattcttTTGTTAACTATAGTAAATGAGCTAGCTGTAGTATTCTTTTGAGTATATTTTTGCAGTGTGCGAGTCCACTATAGTTTCTGCATGTACAATGTCATTTCAGACTTTTAGGACTAGGAGTGGTGTATAGAATAGAAAGTGCAAAAGTATTATGTGCCTTTTGTACATTAAAGAGAACGTACATTCGAGGCTTCCATTTACTCGTCGTTAGTGTGTTGATCTTGTTAAATTTGTTCAGTTATATTCTAAATTTTGTGCATAACTTGATTTCATAACACTTCTTGTCTTGTTTGATTTTTGGTGATCAAATTTCAATTTTGACTGAAATTTTTTTATagtatataattaaaaataattataaaaattttatcatTAGAAAGTATATCTCGTCATCtattttaatatgaatttttaaaaatttcataaaaAATTAAACAAGAGAAATAAATCGGGACGGGTGAGAGTTACTTGTCTAACGTCTAGTTCTGGACTGCTGTCGAATAGTTACAATATCCCAACATATGATACAATACATTTGAAACGGATTTGTGGGGAGAGTGGCTTGGCTGTTTACATCTTTATAAACTAGTCGATGAGTTTGGATTAGAAAAACAATTTTTAACTACAATAGGCATAGTTCGAAATTATTGTTTGGGTATTATTTTCGGATTTGGGAATCATAATGCAGAAAATTTCTTACACTGTCCAGATGCTAAAACACTAGCACCCTAAAATTAAGGAGGGGACACCACTACACCCCCCACGCCACACGATTGTCCTCGTATTAGCAACTCAATCAAACATTGCTCCATTACCATACATGTGGCAACAAGTGACTATAGTTCCCAAATTTATAGGTGGCTTAGCACTAAACGTCTTTTACCAGTTCTTTAGCCTTCATTTCAGGCATTTCGATGCACAAGTGTAGTGAAGTATCAATAATACAATAAGAAACTGCACTTGTTGAAGCACTCATTTTAGCTTTTAAGCAGCAAATAAAGGAGAGAAAACCAAGTAATACTTTGTTGATTGCTTAGTTAAAAAAATGCCGATGAACAGAATAGCCGTGGGAACACCAGGAGAGGCTAGCCATCCCGATGTACTCAAAGCCGGGCTTGCAGAGTTTTTTTCCATGATCATTTTTGTTTTTGCTGGCCAAGGCTCGGGCATGGCTTTCAGTATGTTCGACACTCTTCTTTCCTTCAAGTTTATAGCATTTTAGTAATTATTCTGACGATTAGTTATCGTTGATGTGTTTTGGCAGGTAAGATCACAGATGATGGATCAAGTACTCCATCTGGCCTTATTGCTGCTGCATTATCTCATGGCTTTGCCCTCATGGTCGCTGTCTCAGTTGGTGCTAATATTTCGGGCGGCCATGTGAATCCTGCAGTAACATTTGGTGCCTTTGTAGGTGGAAACATAACATTGCTGAGAGCTATTATATATTGGATTGGTCAATTGTTAGGTGCAGTTGTAGCCTGCTTACTCCTTAGCTTTGCCACTGGTGGAATGGTGAGTTTTTTTTCTGtacaatttttcagaattgtcaCCAACTACATTGTGAGTTTCTGTCAACAAAAAATTTCATCTATTGTGTTTCTTGAGTGCAGGAAATATCAGCATTCGCGTTGTCAGCTGGTGTATCCGTTTGGCATGCAGTGATATTCGAGATTGTGATGACCTTTGGTCTGGTATATACAGTGTATGCTACTGCAGTCGATCCAAGGAAGGGAAACATTGGTATTATTGCACCTCTTGCAATAGGTTTTATTGTTGCGGCTAACATTTTGGTTGGTGGTGCTTTTGATGGTGCATCTATGAACCCTGCAGTCTGTTTCGGACCAGCTGTGGTCAGTTGGACGTGGACACACCATTGGGTCTACTGGATCGGACCATTCATTGGTGCTGCTATTGCTGCCATTATCTATGATAATATCTTCCTTGATGAAAATGCACACGAGCAGCTTCCTGTCACTGATTTTTAGAAAGCGTTTGGTTTGTCAGTGATCCGACATGGTCACTCTCAATATGAATAAATTTGGCAAAATTTATGGTTGGTTAAGAACTGTATGTTTTGTTTGGTGTGATTTTGATGTAGGTTGCTAATAGTATTGTTATTCCTGTGGTTTCAATTTTTTTACTGTACTAGGGGATTTTTGTGATATTGATGTTTAATGGAATTAAAATTTTAAGTGATCTTTATAGTAGGTCCGTCTACGGATAGGGTTCGGATCGGATCACACTAAATCCATATCTATATCCATTTATTTTATCGGATTTGGATTCGGATTCAATCGGGACCAAATTTTTTACATGCCGAACCATATCCGGATCTGGTCGGATCACGGATCACGAATCAGATATCCGaattcatttaattattttagattttttttacTTAATTCAAAAAACTTCTTAATATTGAACAATTATGCAATGttttgaaattaaaaacaaaataactaaattgtaatatttaaaatttaaaacacaAAACTCCAACATAATATTAAAGTTTTTTATACAAATACAAATTAAAGTAATACTGTTACTTTGGAGTCAAAGGGACAAGTGAGTTTTGTAAACTATTAggattaaaaaattatttatacaatatattttaatttatatatatatgtgtgtctCTATATATGTAACTTCTACCGGATCGGGTCAGTAATGGATTGGATCTTCTTGAATCCATATATGTTTCATTTATTATCGAATTTTTCTTATCGGATCAAATTTTTATAGGCCGATCCATAATCACTAAGAAGGCCTCGCATCGGCTCGGAGCTCCAGTCGAGACAGATAGCTCTATGGCATAACATCCATAACATTTTTAACATATTtcttccttatttgctgagtgTAAATCTGCAACAAGCaggcttccctttcttactcctttcagagcaacttcactagtCTTGTTGCTGATGATTGAACAACTTTactagtctttttgctgatgattgagcattctcctttgtcacATGTAATATTGAATTttctatctgtgaattgactaacacttaggagatttacttccAAACCAGTAATCAAtactacatcttcaatgacaacatttacTGAAATTaacttgtcatatcccattgtgaaacctttgctgttgtctccaaaagtcactaatgggccatacatctcctcaaactgtgatagcggGGTCTTATCACCAATCATATGTCTTGAtcatccactatctatgatccatatgactttcttcatttttccctacacacaatgaggattaagtgtgtttagccacccaagcagtgttgggtactttctttttgttaacagaatttgcagaattagaatgagttgattcagaaagaatggtGTTCATTGATTGATTTGCATGTTCCCTTTTAGCTGCAGACTCAATATTAACTTATATAAGGTCTACTCTCAACTTGTAacaacttgtcatcactttcatgttgcaagaaATACAATCAAATTTATCACAGAAGAAATAGGGATCTTCAGTCTTTACTTCATTATATTTGCACACTCCTAATATTgactcactaacagcctttttacaaaggtgagttagatgatttgtagagccacatttctgacactgtttcctaggagcatctgcaataaatgcaaagttattgctcttatttatctcaatcttcccatttctgttttttttctcctttcctgcattctcagttTTAACCTCCTCGAATGACTTCTTGGGGGTTTGATccaccatgggcttcttctcagttttaggagttggagttgtttctgtgcATTTCTTCTCATTGTCCTCATCAGCAAGTTCTTACTTTATcctttcctgcattctcagtcttAACCTCCTCGAATGACTTCTTGGGGGTTTGATccaccatgggcttcttctcagttttaggagttggagttgtttctgtgcATTTCTTCTCATTGTCCTCATCAACAAGTTCTTACTTTATCACCAACTCAACTTCACTAAAATTggcttcacatgccttgaacaaaggtgcatccACTTTCCTCATTATAACCGGGACATCTTCATATACAATTGTTTTTCCTCTGTCACCTTCAATTTTCCTGTTGctgttcaatgcatcataatccaagccaatagctatgttagcacatgacttgttcttctcatggtactgaccaactagtTGAGAtgcatttataaataatttcagtttcacctcattttTCTCCAActtctccctcaacacagcttctatctcagtagcacactttagcttgttctttagatattcattttcttgcttgacaattttaagctcaacaagctgcaatTCCAAATCTTGTTTCTCAATCTCAAACTTCTCATTTActtttgacagcctactcacttcctcagtagctgcccTCATGCTTGTGTGTATGTGAAACATCcctacactcatcttttcaacagtctccttatattgactagcattaAATCAATAGTAGTAAGAGTTGATACCTCTGTTTtttatgaggatgactctccttgatcaaaggccataagtgcatagtttcAAAACTCCTCATCtttatcattatcagaatcatcccaactatTTTTTATGCTATATAGGCTTTTCCAgactgtttcttcaagagagcttcatattTAGCTTTCAATTTCAAATATGTTTTATCCTTTTTTAAtttctttggctttctacattctgtggcaaagtggcCCAAATTATCACAATTAAAGCACCTGATCTTTGACATGTCAacaaatcttgtcttgtagccACTTTTGCTGCCAGAGTTGTACTAAGTTTTTGCTTTCCAGCTGTTGTCCTTGTTAGATGTATGTCCCTTACTTTTGAAGAAcattggcttctttactctaatgttagagaattttcttgctaagtaagccatagattgatctaactcatctagttcatccaagGTATAAAATTCATCTTTTTCAAGTTCCAGAATAACTTTTTTATGTGGCTCCTTATTCTTTTGCTCAACACTTGAGGTAGTTGGAGTCTGGATTTCTTATTCATTATCAGATGAATTACAATCATTAACAATTAGTGCACTTGATCCATCAATAATGTGCCCTTGATCAGCTCTTAAagattttcttttaatcatttccagttcataggtttttaaaATACCATATAAAATCTCCAATATCACTTTGgtcaagtctcttccttctcctatagctgagattttctgttcaagatagtcaagaagggtgagcaaaaatttcaagttaacctcctcagcttcattatacttgtcatgaagctgcaagtcatttatcagctttttgaatctttcaaaaacatcAGCTATAttttcctttggtttagccatgaaaccctcatactgagacactagtattctcctttgatttgacctaacttcctatgtaccttcacacagtatctcaatcttctcccatatttgtttggctgtgtcatagttgacaatattgttgtaaataacattgtcaagtgactctacTAGAATTAATTATAAACCACTGCCaagagagactttttctttctcagtttctgtgtattttgaaggatctttaggaccatgatgagctgggatgaccatgtctccatctgtagactCTTTAATCCTTTCCATAGGAGTAAAAGGTTCATTCTTCAGAATCTGGATGTACAAGGGGTTGGCCATCCTTagaaacaacatcatctttttctttcatAATGTGTAGTTGATCTTATCAAAGGATGATATCTTtatactgcttatcttttgtgtattcattcttccaagatctttatccgtttactttcatattttgctctgataccacttgttagatattgaatacaacacagggggggtgaatgtgttttggatatttttaagtcTTTTTAAATCTATTTGGAATGGTGAACAGAGCATTCTAATTTGTAATGATATCGTGTTTAACAGTATAAACAAAGCATGCACAGTAAAtacagtattttcaaaactcacttaactttatattaaaattaagtatgtctttCTACAATCccgggttctttgtaagtaaaaaACTCAGCTTGAGCATTCTAATTTGTAATGATATCGTGTTTAACAGTATAAACAAAGCATGCACAGTAaacacagtattttcaaaactcacttaactttgtattaaaattaagtatgtctttCTACAATCCCGGGTTCTTcgtaagtaaagaactcagcttctttcttgagagagttacaagaaaatctagatctgtttgttacaacTAAAAATAAAGgatcagtgtttactttatagattagtaaacacaggtttacacaacatgcaataagatgtattaaaccctactttaagttatctctaaaactttccatttctggcttaataAATCCTTGCAAATTTTATAGAtctgtgaccttcctttgtcagttaatcttgacctttgatcgtgcactcttcaaactgcttttgtaaacttttcaatctaagtgattagatcgtttattgattgataatcttgaaaatttaacttgtctgcattttatacttgaggttcatatcgagatctctagtttgttgtatatagaactgacatctcgataagtataatggcttatcgagatctctgagcTCTCTATAAGTGTCTTGACTTGTctaggtctctgagttctctataagtgaacttgacttgtcgagatctccaaaactctgcatgtaaaaatgacttgtcgacatctttgagatctctatatgcattttgacttgtcgaggtctctaagaTTTCTAATgataaattgacttgtcgatatctccagtcttcatatcttcattttgacttgtagtTATCTCTGAATTCTCCATATGCAaagttgacttgtcgatatctcagagatctctatataaattttgacttgtagatatctctgagatctctaattataatttgacttgtcggtatctccaatcttcatatctccatttgacttttcgatatctctaggacttctctataagccattttggacttctcgataagtcattctggagttctcgaatgacttctctatatgacttgatctgtgacttgtagatattttgacttagaatatttttcatgaaacagatttattcaacaccaagcttcttcaccttttctctgaggaatgatcttgttgatcttcttccaaagtttattcttaggcctgagactgtttacagaaaaatacttcagtctaatctttaatatttttacagactcaagtaatacaatacaaaatacagatttagactatcatacaactaaatcatagagttgtcaatgtgacttagtcttgttatgatacatgtatgtcttgcacaacaggATCTAAGTCACTATTAATGTCATTATCTGCACTAGGAATGTAAGGAGCTGATACAGAAACCTGTTTCTGGTGCAGACATTTTAGAATTGTAGGCTCATTTAAACACTGACTTCAAGATCAGATCTTGTTGCTGGGAGCCTGGGACCTCAAGTAATTTTAATTTCCCATTTGTTTTAGTTTCCCACTTTTATGAATTGTTTACTATCATCTTTTTGGAATTTGTTGTTTTAATGGACTATGTATATTTTCGACTTGGACTATAAATTTGGATTGTAGAActacttatttatttattttatttttctattatgcattgtatttttatttttattttaatcgATTTTGTAACTGAATCCGAACCAATATAAATCTAATCAGGGTTTTTAAAATCGAAACGATCC belongs to Apium graveolens cultivar Ventura unplaced genomic scaffold, ASM990537v1 ctg3248_1, whole genome shotgun sequence and includes:
- the LOC141701034 gene encoding aquaporin TIP1-3, whose amino-acid sequence is MPMNRIAVGTPGEASHPDVLKAGLAEFFSMIIFVFAGQGSGMAFSKITDDGSSTPSGLIAAALSHGFALMVAVSVGANISGGHVNPAVTFGAFVGGNITLLRAIIYWIGQLLGAVVACLLLSFATGGMEISAFALSAGVSVWHAVIFEIVMTFGLVYTVYATAVDPRKGNIGIIAPLAIGFIVAANILVGGAFDGASMNPAVCFGPAVVSWTWTHHWVYWIGPFIGAAIAAIIYDNIFLDENAHEQLPVTDF